Genomic segment of Sandaracinaceae bacterium:
CGGGGGAGGACGCACCGCCCGGGCTCCTGCGGGGCCTCCACGACGAACGCCTGGCGCCCGCGCTGAGACAGATGCACGCGGACGTCACGCGTGCATGGTCCGTCGGAGAGCTCGCCAAGGCCGCGGCCCTGTCGCGCTCGGGGTTCTTCGACCGCTTCACGCGCACCATGGGCGTGCCTCCGATGGAGTACCTGCTGGCGTGGCGCATGGCCCTCGCGAAGGAGCTCTTGCGGGAACACGACGTGGCGCTGACCGACATAGCCACGCGCGTGGGCTATGGCTCGGCGAGCGCGTTCAGCACCGCGTTCAGCCGGCACGTGGGGATGCCGCCCAGCCACTACGCGCAGGCGCACGCGTGACTCGCGTCGCAGGCGCCTCGGAAGCCGGGCCAGGCGCACGCCAGCAGGCGCGCAGGCAACCGCGAGGCGGCGGGCAGCGTTCACGTCAGCGGCGCGCTCAGGCCAGCGGTTCGCTCGCGGGCGACGTGCGGCGGTAGGTCGCGGCCTGACCGCACGCCCGTCCCTCTGCGTCGAGCAGGTTCCACACGGTCACGTCTTCGATCCAGAAGCGCCGGCCCGACTTCGCGATGCGCAGCCCCCGATAGCCGCTCGCGTACCCCTTCTCTGCGACCGAGCTGAGCAGCGCTTCGCGCTCGGCGCGGTTGGGCGCCTCGGCAGACAGACGTGAGGGCATCCCGATCAGCTCGTCCCAGGTGTACTCGAAGCAATTCAGCGCGGCACGGTTGGCGTAGACGAAGCGCGGGTCGGCCTCGTCGTTGTGCGCGAGCACGCAGTAGGGCGCGCTCTCGTCGAGCCAGCGCGCGAGCTCGAGGGGGTCACGCTCGCCGGGTTCCAGCGGCTCGCCGAGCAGGCGTTGGTACGAGTCGACGATGGCGGCGAGGGGCGCGAGGCTGTGCGGCGGGGCCATGGGCGGGGATGATAGCGGAGCTCGGCGCCCCGTCTCGCGTCGAGGCTACGGCCCGCTCAGGGTCTCGGGGCGGGGCGGAATCTCCGGGAAGCCCGGCAGGACGCTGCCCGTGAAGCGGGACGGGTCGGCGACGTCGAGGGTGGCCAGCGTAGCGAGCGCGTCCTCCGCGGCGGCCGCGTCGTTCGCCAAGGTGGCGTGGGTCAGGCGCGTCGCCGCCGCGCGCACCTCGAGACCAGCGCTGGCGTAGCCCACGGCGGCCTCGTCGAGCAGCGCGAGGGCGTCGGGGCCGTTGCCTTCCTGGTGGGCGCAGGCCGCCAGCACCGCGTGACGGTTGGCGGCGCCGAACGCGGTGCGAGGGCGGGCGCCGAGGTTCTTGGCCAGCACCCTGCGCGCGAGCTTGCGAAGCGCCGCGGCGTCGCGTCCCTCGAGCGTGCACGAACGCCCGACGGCGGCCGCCGCGCGCAGCCAGCCGTAGAACTCGCGACCCACCGGGAGCATGAGCAGGCCCGCCTTCTTGAGCCGTGGCCACTGCTGCTCCATGCGCGCGTGGGCCGAGACTGCGTCGCCGAGATAGAGGTCGGTGCGCGTGCTGAGCGTGAGCCCCGCGAACTCCACGTACATGTCCGTGTCCGACGAGAGGGCCTGCGCCCGCTCGCGGTGCTCACGCGCCAGGTCGGGGCGGCCAAGGCCCAGGTGCGCGAAGCCCGCGTCGACGTAGGCGGCGGCCTCGGCGAAGGGGTTGCCGACGTCGCGGGCCTCCGCGATGGCCTGCTCCGTGCGGCGCAGCAGCTCCTCGAAGCGGTCCAGGTAGCGCAGGTTGGTGGACACCAGCACCTGCGCGCCCTGACGCTGCGCGGCCACGTTGCGCCCGCGGCTGAGGTGCCGCACGGCTGCTTCCTGCTCGGCCAGTCCCGTGGACCAGTCGTCGTTCAGGAAGGCGGCCACACCGCGCGCATAGGCGGTGACGCCCAGCGCCTCGGGCGTGCCCTGCTGAGCGGCGAGGGCGTTCGCGCGCGCGAGGGCTCCGTCGGCCTGCTTCCAGCCCAGGTTGGACAGGAACATGCCCATCATGGCCAGGCCGTCGATGGCGCGGCGCGCGTCCCCGGCCTTCACGGCCAGCTCGTAAGCGTCCAGGTAGAAGTAGAGCGAGCGCACCAGGTCGGGCATCGTCAGGCTGTGCCCGAGCGCCGAGCTGACCTCGATGCGCCGCGCGACGCTGGCGGGGATGCTCTCGGGGGGGCGCTCCTCGAACGCGTCGGCGCGCAGCCAGATGCGCCCCATGCGCGCGAAGACGCTGGCGTTGATCATCATCGCGGAGCGCGGCACCGAGAGACCCACGCGGCGGGTGACGCGCCGGAGCAGGGGCTCGCCCTCGGCCATGGCCGCACACGTGAAGTAGCCCTGGGCGGCGCGCAGCTCGAGGTCGAGGGCCTCCTCGGCGTCGGTCGCGGCGTCCGCCAGCGCAGCGTAGATGGCGGCGCCCTCCTTGCAGCGCCCGACGTTGATGAGCGCCGCCGCGCGCTTCTTCTCGGTCTCCCGCACCACGCTCGGGCTGGCATCCGTGTCCCACGCGAGGGCGCGCCCGTAGAGCTCCGCGGCCTCGTGGAAAGCCAGCGCCGCCGCCGCCTCGTCTCCTGCGCGGCGCGCGTGGTGCGCTGCACGCGCGAGCTCGCCCGCTTCGGCAAAGTGCGTCACCAGCGTGCGCGCCGGGGCGGCCGCAGCCTCGAGCGCGAGCGCGAGCGTGCCGTGGTGCGCGGCGAGGCGCTCGGCCTCGATGGCGTCGACCACGGCGGCCCGAATGCGGTCGTGGTAGGCGACGAGCAGCTCCTTGTCGCCAGCCTGCTGCGTGCGGAGCAGCTTGCTGGCGCGCAGCCGCCCGACGTTCACGCGGCTGAGGTTGTCGACCCCCAGGGCCTGCGCCGCCACACGACGCTCGAGCGGCACGCCGGCCACCGAGACCAGCTCCAGGAGCGTGCGAGCCTCGGCGCTGAGGTCGTCGACGCGCCGCCGCAGCACCTCGGCGAGCAACAGCTGACGGTCGGCGCTGTCCGGCGTGCGGCCGACCTCGGACGTGAGCCACACGCCGCTGGCCTCCTCCGCGTGCCGCGCCAGCTCTTCGATGAACAGGGGGTGCCCAGCGCCCTCGTAGGCGATGCGCACGGCCAGCTCGGAGTCTGCCCCTTCGGACGGCAGGAGCCGCGCGACGAGGGCCACGGCGACCTCGGGCGGGAGCCCGGTGAGGGGCAGGTGCAGGCGCACGATGTCCGACTCGGAGCCGAGGCGCGCGAGCAGAGCGCGCAGGAACGGGCTGGTGGCGCGCTCGTCCCCGCGGAACGCGACGACCCAGAACACGGGCGGCGCCCCGGGCGCTCGCATGAGGTCGACCAGCACGTCCGCGCTCTCTGCGTCGCCCCACTGCACGTCGTCCACGAACACCACCACGGGGCTCTCGCGCGTCATGCGGAAGAGCAGCTCACGCAGCGCCGCGAACCCACGCCGCTTGGCGACGATGGGGTCCTCGACCAGCGGCTCGAAGTGCGCGGCGGTGGCGGCGTCGACGGCCTGCCCGAAGACGGGGAAGAGGCGCGCCAGCTCGCGCGCGTGCGGTGGCAGCAGCGCCGCTGCGCGGGGCCCGCTCTGCTTGCCGAGATAGGCGCTCAGCTCGTCGACCACCGCGTCGACCGTCTTGTACGGGACGAAGTCCTGCTCGTAGCAGCGGCCACGCAGGACGAACGCCCGCTCGTCGCGCGCGACCTCACCCAGCACGTGGTCGATCAGGGCGCTCTTGCCCATGCCGCTCTCGCCCTCGACCAGCGCGACCGCAGGCTCGCCACGCTCACGGCAACGCAGAAAGGCCTCCTGCAGTGCGGCGAGCTCCGGCTCGCGGCCGACGAAGGCGCGGCTGGGGTCGTCGGCGGGCACCACGGGACGCGGCGCCTCCATGCGCGCGAGACGCGCCATCACCGTGGCCGCATCGGGGCGCTCTTCCGGGTCGACGGCCAGCAGCTCCATGCACAGCTCGGCGAGGTCCTCGGGCACCGCCGGGTTGCGCGTGCGAGGACCGGGCGCGCCGCCGTGGATCTTCGACCACAGCAGCGTGTGCACGTTGTCGTGCATGTACGGGAGCACGCCCGTCAGCACCTCGTACAGCATCACGCCCAGCGCGTAGACGTCGCTGCGCGGCCCAGCGGGTCGGCCCGTGACCTGTTCGGGGGCCATGTACAGCGGGGTCCCGACGATGGCGCCCTCGACGTGCTCGGCCCCGCCCGCCCCGAGCTCGGTGACGAGCCCGAAGTCGAGCACGACCGCCCGCCCCGCCTTGCTCACCAGCACGTTGTGCGGCTTCAGGTCGCGGTGGAGCATGCCCTCGGCGTGGAGCGCCACCAGGGCGCGCGCCACCTGCGCGAACACGGCGCGCACCGCCTCCCAGTCGCGCTCGACCCAAGGCCCCGCGAGCACAGGCCGGGTCGTGGAGGGGGAGCCCTCGACGTGCGCCGCGGCCTCGAGCGTCGGGTCGCCGCCGGGCCCGAACCCCATGCTCGCGCCGTCGAGGGTCTGGACCAGCGTGCTCGACCCGAGCCCCGCGGTCGCCATGCCGGCGCCGAAGTGCTCGACCAGCGGCGCGCCCTCCACCAGCTCCATGACGAGGTACCACTCGCCCTCGGACACGAACAGCTCGTGCAAGGCCACGAGGTTCGGGTGGCTCGTGCGGGAGAGGGCGCGGAACTCCTTCTTGAAGCGGTACAGGGCGCGCGCGTCGGAGTGGTGCAGCCGCTTCAACGCGACGCGCACGGCTCGGACGCGGTCGTACGCAGCGTAGACCGTGCCATAGCTCCCCGTGCCCAAGAGGAACTCGATCTCGTAGCGCTCTCCGACACGCTCCACGCTCTCGTGCATGACCATCCCGACCCGCAGCCTATCCGATTGCCGAAATTGCGGGGTGACGGAAGTGAACGGACCGATGACGGTCGTGGCGACGAGTTCGAGTATGCTGCGCGGCATGCTGCTCACCGCTCCCTCGGCGCTCCTCTCGCGTCGGCGCATCCGCCGGACGGGGCTGCCGACGCCCTGGCCGGAGCACCCCGTGCGCCAGCTGGTGCGCTGGGCCAGCGACATGGACGGGTTGCTCGCGGACGTGCGCGCAGGAGAGGCCGGGGCCTACACCCTCGACCTGTGGGGTCACGGGCTGGTCGCGGTGTTCACCTCGGAAGAGGCGCGGCGCGCCGTCATCAAGGGCAGCGCGGAGGACTTCGGACACGCGAACGACCTGGCTGCCCTGTTCGTGGGGCCCTCGTCGCTGCTGCTGCTGGACGGTGAGAAGCACGCGGCCGCGCGCCGCCGCACGATGGCCGTGATCGCAGGCGACGGCCTGATGGCCTACGGCGCGACCATGGCCAGCATCGCCGACGCGTGGGTCGACAGCCTCGACGTGGGGACTACGACCGAGGCGTTGGTGGGGGCGCAGTGGATGACCCTCGACGTCATCCTCCAGACCGTGTTCGGCATGCAGCCGGGCCCGGCGTACGACGCGCTGCACCGCTTGGCCCGCGAGTTCATGGAAGGGGGGCGTGGCACAGCGGGCAACCTCGCGTCCATGCTGCTGCCGGCCGCGACGGTGCGGCGCCTGATGGTGGGGCGCCGCGGGCCCGACATGACGCTGCTACCGGAGCCTGTGCTGCTGCGCGCGCTGGGGGGCGCGCGGGGCGTGCGCGAAGCGCGCGAGCTGGTGGACCGCCTGATGGACCAGGTCCGCGAGCGGCGCGCTCACCTCGACGACGGCGGCACCGACGCTCTCGCGCGCATCCTGCGCCACGCCAGCGACAAGGGGACCGCGCTTGGTGACGCCGAGCTGGTGGACGAGCTGCTCACCCTGCTGCTGGGCGGGCACGAGACCACCGCCGTCGCGCTCGGCTGGCTGCTGTACCGCCTGGCAGGTCAGCCCGACGCCTGGGCGCGTGCACGCGCCGAGCTGGACGAAGCGTTCGGCGACGGTCCGCTCGACGCGCGCCGTGCGGCACGTCTCCCGTACCTGAGCGCCGTCGTCGAAGAGAGCCTGCGGCTGGACGGGCTCACCCTCGGGGTCATGCGCCGCACGCGACGCGACCTCACCATCGACGGATACGCGATCCCGGCGGGCACGCTCGTGAACGCGCAAGTGCGGCACGCGCACCTCGATCCCGAGCGCTTCGCAGAGCCTCTCGCGTTTCGTCCCGAGCGCCTGCTGGGCGAGCGCCTGTCACCGCTGGACTACGCGCCCTTCGGCGGCGGGTACCGGCGTTGCGTCGGCGCGGCCTTCGCCACCTTCGAGCTGAGCACGCTGGCAGCCGCGATCATACGGCGCGTGGAGCTGCGCGTGCCCGAGGGGCTCACCGTGGAGCGCGTGCAGTACGGGCCCTTCCCGGGCCCCAGCAACGCCATCCCGCTCGAGGTGCTGAGCCGCCGCTGAGTGCGGTCCTTTGGCACCGGGAGCAGGTTCTCGACGTGCGGGCACGGCGGCCCGATCGCCGTCGCCCTCGCGCACCAACTTCGCTCATCGGCGACCGGTTCGACGACAACACGCTACAGGCCGAGAGCCGCGAGGTGCGGGTCGAAGGTCTGCCGGTGATCCACGGCGGCCAGACCAGCCGCACCGTCCAGGCCAAGTTGGCCGACCTCGACTCGCAGGACGCCATCGAGTCCGCCTCCAGGCTCCGCCTTTGCTAGAAAGAGTGGGAGCCCCTTCGTGGCTCACCCCTTGCGGACACGGAGGGCCTCATGCCCAGGGCGCTAGTTCGTCCACACGCCGGGGCGCGTAGCGAGGTCGCCGACGGCTGGCGCCACCTGCGCGGTGCTGCTGTACCAGAAACCCGTGAAGGCCTGCGCGAGGGGCGCGTTCCCAGCAGCATCGCCTCCCCAGTGCCACACCTCCATGTCGAAGCGCAGAGATTCATGGAAGTCGATCGCGTCCAAGTGGTGGAAGCGGTAGTTCCACCAGGTGCCACCGAGGTTCTCCCCCCGACCACAGATGTCGTTGCCCCGCCCCACGTCTGCCTCGGGCTGACCGTGGAAGGACGCAAGGAACACCTCCGAGGAGGCCCATGCGTACCCGAAGTAGTCCTCGGTTCCGGTCCCGAAGAGGCGCGGGAACGGCTCGTCGTCCACCCAGACCTTCTCGTCCCCTTCGCCCCACCAGCAGCGCGAGCGGTTGGTCATCGCCATCACCAGGCCAACGAAGTAGCCTTCGCCCGACTCGATGGTGACGGCACGTTGGTCGGAGAGGTTCTCCACGACGTCTGGGTTGCGCTGCCACTGCGCATGGAAATAGTGCGCACCCTCGAAGGGAGCCGGTTCGACCGTGTAGCGTAGCCGAAGCTCCCGGCCGGACTCGGCGGTGGGTGCCGTCACACGCAGCTCGGCCCCCTCGCGAAACGGCATGCGGAAGCGAGTGCACCACTCTGCGGTGGATGCGTCGTAAGACGTGTAGAAGGTCGTCGCCGACGTGTCCTCTGCAAGTCCCGCGAAGAAGTCGCGCAGCGGGACACGCGCCGTCGTGACGCCATCGAAGGTCAGCTCGAGCACGGTGCCCGTGCTGTCGAGGGGGCTCTCGCTTCCGAGGCAAAGCGCGCGCAGCTCTGCGCCCCCATCTGGAGCGATCCAGGCGTGCGACGCAGACGTCTCCGACCAATCGACGACAGCAGATTCCGCGGGGGCGGCGTGAGGCGCTGCGAGCGCGGTGGTGGCTTCCTCCAACGCCGAAGCGGGGACATCCGCAGGATCGAAGCTCGCGACGCAGATCCCAGTCTCATAGGCCTTGATGGACGCCTGCCAGAACAGAGGCTCCGCGCCGTCCCCCTCCTCGTGGGTGACACGCAAGTAACGCTCGAACGGGATCGGTACGTACAGGTTGGCGCCGTACTCGCCCGGTGCGCTGATGGTCACGCTGTATGCGAACGCTGCCCCCAGCGTGTTCGCTTCGCTGAGGAACGCCTCCATGGGCACTTCGATGCGGGGCACGTGCTCGTCGTCAATGTAGATGCGTAGCGTCCCGTTCGGGTTGGCGCTCCAGATTCTGACCAGCGCACCCGGCCCGTCGTGCTCCACCAAGACGCCGTGGCCGAAGCGGTCGTTCCCGAGGTACTCCCCCCGATCATAGTTTGCGAACCAGCCCTCGGAGCCGGGTCCAACGGATTGGCGATCATAGCTCGATGTGGCCAGCAGCGTGGATGGGAGCTCGGCCGGGCGGGGGGAGATCGGTTCCGTCAGGAGGCGCAACTCCTGGTCGAAGCCCGTGTCGAACGTCTCACACGGAACGAGCACTGGGCTGTCCGCGTCACACCCCAGGAGCCCCATCAGACACATGACCGTCAGACTCCGAGTGTTGAATCGACACGGCGATCCGGTTCCTTGCATGCTCCCCATGTATCCGAGCCAAGACGCCCACGCCAACACAATGCGCGACCACGAGGAGTGTGGCCCTGACGCCTTGGGCGGTCGACGAAGCATCGACATGGGGACTTGTCTGCACAATAGGCCGTAGGTCAGCCACGCGGTCGACCTCACGCTGCGCCCCGGGGGGGCCTCCCGAGAGAGCGACGTGTTCTCGGCACCGCGCCTCCCGGCTGAGGCTCCGAGGCGGTCTTGACAGGGGGCCGTCCGTGGCTAAAAAGAGAACTCAAAGTTCTCTTTTCAATGCCTCAGCGACCGAAAGCCGAAGTCCGAGACGCCATCCTGAGCGCGGCCGCCGACACGTTCGCCGAGCAGGGCTTCCAGGGCGCCAAGCTGACCGACATCGTCGTGCGGGCGGGGACCTCCATCGGGAACCTCTACAAGTACTTCGCCAACAAGGACGAGCTGTTCGAGGCCTTCCTGCCGCCGGGTTTCGAGGCCCAGCTGACGCGGCTCATCCGCGCGCGCGTCGAAGCGCTGCGCGCGGAGACTGACGCCCTGTCGCTCGGCCCGGAGCACCCCTACCGGCACGCTGCGGACGAGCTCTCGCGGTTCGTGTTCGAGCATCGGGAGCGCGTGGTGTTTCTGCTCTGCCGCGCCGAGGGCACCGCGCACGCGGGCTTCGCGGACGCCACCGTGCGCCTCTTGGCGCGGCTAGCGCTGCACTACGCGCGCGCGGCTCACCCCGACTTCGAGGCCACCCCTTCCGCGCGCCGGGCGCTGACGCGCATCTACCGCGCCTACGTCGCGACCCTGGGCGTGTTGCTCCAGGAAGAGCGCAGCGAGGGCGCCCTGCGCGAGGCCGTCGCGCTGCAGACCACCTATCACCTGTCCGGGCTCGAGGCCCTGTTTCGCCGCTCCGAGCCCCGTCGGATCGAAGGAGAACGGTTCGTATGAAGCTCACTACGTCGGTTCCTCGCGGCCTCGCCAAAACGCGCTCCCTCCTCGACAGCTTGGTCGCCATGCCCGACCTCGCCCCCGCGCTGCGCTCCCTCCCGCCTCACGCGTTCGCTGCCCTCGTGCGCCGGGTCGGGGTGGAGGACGCCGGAGAGCTCGTCG
This window contains:
- a CDS encoding MEKHLA domain-containing protein, with translation MAPPHSLAPLAAIVDSYQRLLGEPLEPGERDPLELARWLDESAPYCVLAHNDEADPRFVYANRAALNCFEYTWDELIGMPSRLSAEAPNRAEREALLSSVAEKGYASGYRGLRIAKSGRRFWIEDVTVWNLLDAEGRACGQAATYRRTSPASEPLA
- a CDS encoding protein kinase, with the protein product MPRSILELVATTVIGPFTSVTPQFRQSDRLRVGMVMHESVERVGERYEIEFLLGTGSYGTVYAAYDRVRAVRVALKRLHHSDARALYRFKKEFRALSRTSHPNLVALHELFVSEGEWYLVMELVEGAPLVEHFGAGMATAGLGSSTLVQTLDGASMGFGPGGDPTLEAAAHVEGSPSTTRPVLAGPWVERDWEAVRAVFAQVARALVALHAEGMLHRDLKPHNVLVSKAGRAVVLDFGLVTELGAGGAEHVEGAIVGTPLYMAPEQVTGRPAGPRSDVYALGVMLYEVLTGVLPYMHDNVHTLLWSKIHGGAPGPRTRNPAVPEDLAELCMELLAVDPEERPDAATVMARLARMEAPRPVVPADDPSRAFVGREPELAALQEAFLRCRERGEPAVALVEGESGMGKSALIDHVLGEVARDERAFVLRGRCYEQDFVPYKTVDAVVDELSAYLGKQSGPRAAALLPPHARELARLFPVFGQAVDAATAAHFEPLVEDPIVAKRRGFAALRELLFRMTRESPVVVFVDDVQWGDAESADVLVDLMRAPGAPPVFWVVAFRGDERATSPFLRALLARLGSESDIVRLHLPLTGLPPEVAVALVARLLPSEGADSELAVRIAYEGAGHPLFIEELARHAEEASGVWLTSEVGRTPDSADRQLLLAEVLRRRVDDLSAEARTLLELVSVAGVPLERRVAAQALGVDNLSRVNVGRLRASKLLRTQQAGDKELLVAYHDRIRAAVVDAIEAERLAAHHGTLALALEAAAAPARTLVTHFAEAGELARAAHHARRAGDEAAAALAFHEAAELYGRALAWDTDASPSVVRETEKKRAAALINVGRCKEGAAIYAALADAATDAEEALDLELRAAQGYFTCAAMAEGEPLLRRVTRRVGLSVPRSAMMINASVFARMGRIWLRADAFEERPPESIPASVARRIEVSSALGHSLTMPDLVRSLYFYLDAYELAVKAGDARRAIDGLAMMGMFLSNLGWKQADGALARANALAAQQGTPEALGVTAYARGVAAFLNDDWSTGLAEQEAAVRHLSRGRNVAAQRQGAQVLVSTNLRYLDRFEELLRRTEQAIAEARDVGNPFAEAAAYVDAGFAHLGLGRPDLAREHRERAQALSSDTDMYVEFAGLTLSTRTDLYLGDAVSAHARMEQQWPRLKKAGLLMLPVGREFYGWLRAAAAVGRSCTLEGRDAAALRKLARRVLAKNLGARPRTAFGAANRHAVLAACAHQEGNGPDALALLDEAAVGYASAGLEVRAAATRLTHATLANDAAAAEDALATLATLDVADPSRFTGSVLPGFPEIPPRPETLSGP
- a CDS encoding cytochrome P450, which encodes MLLTAPSALLSRRRIRRTGLPTPWPEHPVRQLVRWASDMDGLLADVRAGEAGAYTLDLWGHGLVAVFTSEEARRAVIKGSAEDFGHANDLAALFVGPSSLLLLDGEKHAAARRRTMAVIAGDGLMAYGATMASIADAWVDSLDVGTTTEALVGAQWMTLDVILQTVFGMQPGPAYDALHRLAREFMEGGRGTAGNLASMLLPAATVRRLMVGRRGPDMTLLPEPVLLRALGGARGVREARELVDRLMDQVRERRAHLDDGGTDALARILRHASDKGTALGDAELVDELLTLLLGGHETTAVALGWLLYRLAGQPDAWARARAELDEAFGDGPLDARRAARLPYLSAVVEESLRLDGLTLGVMRRTRRDLTIDGYAIPAGTLVNAQVRHAHLDPERFAEPLAFRPERLLGERLSPLDYAPFGGGYRRCVGAAFATFELSTLAAAIIRRVELRVPEGLTVERVQYGPFPGPSNAIPLEVLSRR
- a CDS encoding DUF2961 domain-containing protein: MCLMGLLGCDADSPVLVPCETFDTGFDQELRLLTEPISPRPAELPSTLLATSSYDRQSVGPGSEGWFANYDRGEYLGNDRFGHGVLVEHDGPGALVRIWSANPNGTLRIYIDDEHVPRIEVPMEAFLSEANTLGAAFAYSVTISAPGEYGANLYVPIPFERYLRVTHEEGDGAEPLFWQASIKAYETGICVASFDPADVPASALEEATTALAAPHAAPAESAVVDWSETSASHAWIAPDGGAELRALCLGSESPLDSTGTVLELTFDGVTTARVPLRDFFAGLAEDTSATTFYTSYDASTAEWCTRFRMPFREGAELRVTAPTAESGRELRLRYTVEPAPFEGAHYFHAQWQRNPDVVENLSDQRAVTIESGEGYFVGLVMAMTNRSRCWWGEGDEKVWVDDEPFPRLFGTGTEDYFGYAWASSEVFLASFHGQPEADVGRGNDICGRGENLGGTWWNYRFHHLDAIDFHESLRFDMEVWHWGGDAAGNAPLAQAFTGFWYSSTAQVAPAVGDLATRPGVWTN
- a CDS encoding TetR/AcrR family transcriptional regulator; translation: MPQRPKAEVRDAILSAAADTFAEQGFQGAKLTDIVVRAGTSIGNLYKYFANKDELFEAFLPPGFEAQLTRLIRARVEALRAETDALSLGPEHPYRHAADELSRFVFEHRERVVFLLCRAEGTAHAGFADATVRLLARLALHYARAAHPDFEATPSARRALTRIYRAYVATLGVLLQEERSEGALREAVALQTTYHLSGLEALFRRSEPRRIEGERFV